The following proteins come from a genomic window of Chaetodon auriga isolate fChaAug3 chromosome 16, fChaAug3.hap1, whole genome shotgun sequence:
- the LOC143334110 gene encoding immunoglobulin lambda-1 light chain-like: protein MLGTLCTLITALTCVSGVMVVTQKPPVVTLRTGETATMDCNLGTVTDQSARWYKQIPGGVPQFVLHFHHSWGSPNYGSGFSSPKFTSTHQSQSVYRLIIKNVEEGDSAVYYCKTWDSSAQEYVFGQGTKLTVTSSSLPPPVLTVFPPSRAELQSNKATLVCLSSQSVPFADVSWLSGGSPVSSGISTSTAVQQADRTFRISSSLAIQTSDWNMDKVYTCKVSLGSQTSEKNIDKSHCPTEE, encoded by the exons atgctggggaccctctgcactctcatcactgctctaacat gtgtgagtggtgtgatggtggtgacacagaagcctcctgttgtgacgctgaggacaggagagacagccaCCATGGACTGTAACCTGGGCACTGTGACTGATCAGTCTGCTCGCTGGTACAAACAGATTCCAGGAGGAGTTCCTCAGTTTGTCTTACATTTTCATCACAGCTGGGGCTCTCCAAACTATGGCTCTGGTTTCTCGTCTCCAAAGTTCACATCTACTCATCAGTCACAATCAGTTTATCGTTTGATCATCAaaaatgtggaggagggagactcaGCAGTCtattactgtaaaacatggGACAGCTCTGCTCAGGAGTAc GTATTCGGACAAGGCACCAAGCTGACTGTGACAA gctccagcctccctcctcctgtcctcacagtCTTCCCTCCGTCCCGTGCTGAGCTCCAGTCCAACAAAGCCactctggtctgtctgtccagtcagTCTGTGCCTTTTGCAGATGTGAGCTGGTTGTCTGGTGGGAGTCCAGTGAGCAGCGGGATCTCCACCAGCACCGCTGTTCAGCAAGCGGACCGGACTTTCCgaatcagcagctctctggccATCCAGACGTCAGACTGGAACATGGATAAGGTTTACACGTGTAAAGTGTCTCTGGGCTCCCAgacttcagagaaaaacatcgaCAAGTCGCACTGTCCCACTGAAGAatag